The Populus trichocarpa isolate Nisqually-1 chromosome 11, P.trichocarpa_v4.1, whole genome shotgun sequence genome has a segment encoding these proteins:
- the LOC18102968 gene encoding transcription factor SPT8, producing MKRCELCDSLAKVYCESDQANLCWDCDANVHSANFLVAKHSRSLLCHVCQSLTPWTGTGHKLGPTLSVCNNCVNNSVCREERGREDDEEGDNDDGDDDDDDDDDDDDDDDDDLDREEDGDEDEDEENGDGGNDHGGEDDEENQVVPWSSTPPPPVSSPSNDSEECSSRFCDSDGGISKSRRAFSSKHRRGTVP from the coding sequence atgaaaaggtgtGAGCTCTGTGATTCTTTAGCAAAAGTATACTGTGAATCAGATCAAGCCAACCTATGTTGGGACTGTGATGCTAATGTTCATAGTGCAAATTTTCTTGTTGCCAAACATTCAAGATCACTTCTTTGTCATGTTTGTCAATCTCTCACGCCCTGGACGGGAACCGGACACAAGTTAGGCCCTACCCTTTCTGTCTGCAACAACTGCGTAAACAACTCGGTTTGTagagaagaaagaggaagagaagatgACGAAGAAGGCGacaatgatgatggtgatgatgatgatgatgatgatgatgatgatgatgatgatgatgatgatgatcttgatagagaagaagatggtgatgaagatgaagatgaagaaaatggtGATGGTGGTAATGATCATGGGggtgaagatgatgaagaaaatcaaGTAGTTCCATGGTCTTCTACGCCGCCTCCGCCTGTTTCAAGCCCTTCTAATGATAGTGAAGAATGTTCAAGCAGATTTTGTGACAGTGATGGAGggatatcaaaatcaagaagaGCATTTTCTTCGAAACACAGGCGTGGAACTGTGCCTTAG